Sequence from the Clostridia bacterium genome:
GGACTGGAGCCCTTACGGATGCAAGGAGTAAGAAAAGGGACAAAGAGGTTTAATGAACTTCAGGCTACAGCCTCCAAATACTTGGATATGATCAGTGAGTCTAATAAAGCTAATCCATATTACAAGTTATATGAAAGATATTCTTATACGTGGGGTGAATTCTTCCAGCAAGATCCGCAAAAACCCCCATACCATTTGGACAATATATTCGCTAAGGGTTTTCGTCGAATTTACTATCAGAAATCATATTTCTATCGCCCAGGGAAATGGCTTGTTATACAGTTAAGAAAGAGCAAATCGGCGGAGAAGATGCGCCACTGGATAGAAGAAAGGATTCCTGAAGAAAGGATGGGTGAAAATGTACCCATTCCCAAAAGTACAATAATGAAGTGGAAGTTTGAGTATATAGAGAATAGATTGGATACCATTTGGGAAACAGACTATAGTGGAAAGAATAAGTTGGAAATAAAGAACAAGCAGTTGACAATGGATTATGTCATGAAGTACTTTAAGGAAATACTGGAATATAACCCCAATATGTTCCAAGGGGATAACGTATACTTATGGGAGAAAGCGGCCTTTATTTATGAAAATATGGGCGATCTAGCCGCTATGGAATTTTGTTTAAGAACCCAAGCAAAATTGCAGCCCGGCAGTTCAGAGGCTTATTTAAACTTGGGTGCTTTCTATTATGGAAGGGGTTATCACCAAAAAGCATTAAAAGCTTATCTGCAGGGACTGACAGTAAACCCTAGGGATGAATTTATTTACCATAACCTGGCTACACTGTTGTGGGATGAGGGAAACTATGAAATAGCGATAGGCTATATTGATCAAGCTATCAAAGCTAACCCTGAACGTATGTTAAATTATAAGCTTAAAGGGGATCTATATTTTAATAGGATGCTCTATCAACAAGCTGTTTGTCAGTATAAAAAGGCATTGGATA
This genomic interval carries:
- a CDS encoding tetratricopeptide repeat protein, with protein sequence GLEPLRMQGVRKGTKRFNELQATASKYLDMISESNKANPYYKLYERYSYTWGEFFQQDPQKPPYHLDNIFAKGFRRIYYQKSYFYRPGKWLVIQLRKSKSAEKMRHWIEERIPEERMGENVPIPKSTIMKWKFEYIENRLDTIWETDYSGKNKLEIKNKQLTMDYVMKYFKEILEYNPNMFQGDNVYLWEKAAFIYENMGDLAAMEFCLRTQAKLQPGSSEAYLNLGAFYYGRGYHQKALKAYLQGLTVNPRDEFIYHNLATLLWDEGNYEIAIGYIDQAIKANPERMLNYKLKGDLYFNRMLYQQAVCQYKKALDMNKDSMSKTFYCECYCNLSIALGMMQKKQEALEILKKGLSEYPKDINILMSLSNLFIKNFKNYKKGIYYANKVIEIQPENKYAYKNLVKCYSELGMRDRTIWVKKKFEQIERR